The proteins below come from a single Juglans regia cultivar Chandler chromosome 12, Walnut 2.0, whole genome shotgun sequence genomic window:
- the LOC108980001 gene encoding uncharacterized protein LOC108980001, whose protein sequence is MEFFFRDLNEESKPSQVDMPRCPFLRNINEPTNFSFSPSLAFPMPVRAGKGPIFEDGPNFDMAFRLFHGHDGVVPLSARSFVSFEKVEPEPAPAQFNPLAAKAATISLSSFGGPFSFDSFSEKWKNQKRKSNSSKKESSSQGGSSKHEALSNEWLQTGNCPIAKSYQAVSKVIPLVAKALQPPPGMKFKCPPAIVDARAALAKTAFAKNLRPQPLPAKVLVIGLLGMAANVPLGIWREHTEKFSPSWFAAVHAAVPFIAMLRKSVLMPKAAMAFTIAASILGQVIGSRAERHRMKAIAADKLALRAPVSSNQLHLVKSKGGHCGDIVSWDSVSLEMSGPSSPADVYC, encoded by the exons ATGGAATTTTTCTTCAGAGACCTAAATGAAGAATCTAAGCCTTCTCAGGTGGACATGCCCAGATGTCCATTCTTAAGGAACATTAACGAACCAACTAACTTCTCCTTCTCACCATCCCTGGCTTTCCCTATGCCT GTACGTGCAGGCAAAGGTCCCATTTTTGAAGATGGTCCCAATTTTGATATGGCATTCAGACTTTTCCATGGCCATGATGGAGTAGTCCCCCTCTCTGCGAGATCATTTGTGAGTTTTGAGAAAGTAGAGCCTGAACCAGCCCCGGCCCAGTTCAATCCTTTAGCTGCTAAGGCAGCCACTATTAGCCTGTCGTCCTTTGGAGGGCCCTTCAGTTTCGATTCATTTTCTGAGAAATGGAAGAATCAGAAAAGGAAATCGAACTCATCCAAGAAAGAGTCTTCTTCACAG GGAGGAAGTTCAAAGCATGAGGCATTGAGCAACGAGTGGCTGCAAACAGGAAACTGCCCCATTGCAAAGTCCTACCAAGCAGTTAGCAAAGTTATTCCCCTAGTTGCTAAGGCACTTCAGCCCCCTCCAGGCATGAAATTTAAGTGCCCACCTGCAATAGTTGATGCCCGAGCAGCCCTAGCCAAAACTGCATTTGCAAAGAACCTCCGTCCACAACCCCTGCCTGCAAAAGTACTTGTGATTGGGTTACTGGGCATGGCAGCAAACGTTCCTTTAGGGATATGGAGAGAACACACTGAGAAATTCTCACCATCCTGGTTCGCTGCAGTTCATGCTGCCGTTCCATTCATAGCCATGCTGAGGAAGTCTGTGTTGATGCCCAAGGCAGCTATGGCTTTTACCATCGCAGCATCAATTTTAGGACAGGTCATTGGATCGAGAGCAGAACGTCACCGAATGAAGGCAATAGCTGCAGATAAATTAGCTCTCAGAGCACCTGTTTCATCAAATCAGCTACATTTAGTGAAATCAAAAGGGGGACATTGTGGTGATATTGTGAGCTGGGATTCAGTTTCCCTTGAGATGTCTGGGCCTTCTTCTCCAGCAGATGTTTATTGctaa